The Desmodus rotundus isolate HL8 chromosome 3, HLdesRot8A.1, whole genome shotgun sequence genome includes a region encoding these proteins:
- the S100PBP gene encoding S100P-binding protein: MMCSLVPSRASLDEDALDDALLDPSEGEEDDGLFSVTEEEEEELLKSDEEEEKLLQPDKDEENLLDSCGPVAEPPGLCKLPQLNTSVGQEPTLTKPLNRPFALEKNHVKLTVVAPFDPTVCDAVLEKDKTDTSTGVEQPSSLGEHVRGDGVSPNKSRLCTYSEGIIPNDPAWDGPPLPSPSRNNFKQTVSDKSTPDGKKPTPVCSQTSDHSESPRTGSSWRNGSHKSSSETRLPVVSSSSNKDVLDKDSGKLKVPERIGKVIPVLQTKARNNVLTFSQSDLERKKQTYVRSVFAHIKDSVDSNQGALVELRSLMDQVHHMHNHSHPSDLTIRNYARFRQKPLERYSLTEWVDRNKRSHQRFQSL; this comes from the exons ATGATGTGCTCACTAGTGCCCTCGCGGGCTTCCTTGGATGAGGACGCTTTGGATGACGCCTTGCTGGACCCAAgtgaaggagaagaagatgatGGCCTTTTCAGTGtcactgaggaagaggaggaggagttgCTGAAGtcagatgaggaagaggagaagttATTGCAGCCAGATAAGGACGAGGAAAATTTATTGGATAGCTGTGGACCAGTAGCGGAGCCTCCTGGCCTCTGCAAATTACCTCAACTAAACACATCAGTTGGTCAGGAACCAACTCTTACAAAACCATTGAACAGACCCTTTGCACTAGAAAAGAACCATGTAAAGTTAACAGTTGTTGCACCGTTTGATCCAACAGTTTGCGATGCCGTGCTCGAGAAGGACAAGACTGATACATCCACAGGTGTTGAACAACCCTCCTCCCTTGGAGAACACGTGAGAGGAGATGGTGTGAGCCCAAATAAGAGCAGACTTTGCACTTACTCTGAAGGGATCATTCCCAACGACCCTGCCTGGGATGGgccccccctcccttctccttcaagGAATAACTTTAAACAGACTGTCTCTGATAAAAGTACTCCGGATGGTAAGAAACCCACACCTGTCTGCTCTCAGACCTCGGACCATTCAGAGAGCCCTCGTACAGGGTCGTCCTGGAGAAACGGATCGCACAAGTCAAGTAGTGAAACGCGGTTGCCGGTGGTTTCCAGTTCGTCAAACAAA GATGTTCTTGACAAGGATTCTGGGAAGCTGAAAGTCCCTGAGAGAATAGGCAAAGTCATTCCtgttctgcaaaccaaagcaAG GAATAACGTTCTGACGTTTTCACAATCGGATCTAGAACGGAAGAAGCAAACTTATGTCAGGAGTGTCTTTGCTCATATAAAAGACTCTGTGGACTCGAACCAAG GTGCCTTGGTGGAATTGCGTTCTTTGATGGATCAAGTTCATCATATGCATAACCATTCACATCCTTCGGACCTCACCATTCG AAACTATGCCCGGTTCCGACAGAAACCTCTGGAAAGATACAGTCTGACCGAGTGGGTTGACAGGAATAAGCGAAGCCACCAGCGGTTCCAGAGTCTCTAA
- the FNDC5 gene encoding fibronectin type III domain-containing protein 5 isoform X1 translates to MQAARGGAGWPGRGPECERQRPPGTGAASPCAAPGRPARAAAMHPAPPRAALRLWLGCVCLALVQAESPSAPVNVTVRHLKANSAVVSWDVLEDEVVIGFAISQQKKDVRMLRFIQEVNTTTRSCALWDLEEDTEYIVHVQAISIQGQSPASEPVLFKTPREAEKMTSKNKDEVTMKEMGRNQQLQTGEVLIIVVVLFMWAGVIVLFCRQYDIIKDNEPNNNKEKAKSASETSTPEHQGGGLLRSKVHRHKEREDCSGGRCS, encoded by the exons ATGCAAGCGGCGCGGGGCGGCGCGGGGTGGCCGGGCCGCGGGCCGGAGTGCGAGCGCCAGCGGCCGCCGGGCACGGGAGCCGCGTCCCCCTGCGCCGCCCCGGGCCGGCCAGCCAGAGCCGCCGCCATGCACCCCGCGCCGCCCCGCGCCGCACTTCGCCTGTGGCTGGGCTGCGTCTGCCTCGCGCTCGTGCAGGCGG AGAGCCCCTCTGCCCCAGTGAATGTCACTGTCCGGCACCTCAAGGCCAACTCCGCGGTGGTGAGCTGGGATGTCCTGGAGGATGAAGTTGTCATCGGATTTGCCATCTCTCAGCAG AAGAAGGACGTGCGGATGCTGCGCTTCATCCAGGAGGTGAACACCACCACCCGCTCGTGCGCCCTCTGGGACCTGGAGGAGGACACGGAGTACATCGTGCACGTGCAAGCCATCTCCATCCAGGGCCAGAGTCCGGCCAGCGAGCCAGTGCTCTTCAAGACCCCGCGCGAGGCAGAGAAGATGACCTCCAAGAACAAAG aTGAGGTGACCATGAAGGAGATGGGGAGGAACCAGCAGCTGCAGACAGGCGAGGTGCTGATCATCGTTGTGGTCCTGTTCATGTGGGCCG GCGTCATTGTTCTCTTCTGCCGCCAGTATGACATTATCAAGGACAATGAACCCAATAACAACAAGGAGAAAGCCAAGAGTGCGTCAGAAACCAGCACACCTGAGCACCAAGGCGGGGGTCTTCTCCGCAGCAAG GTCCACAGGCACAAGGAGAGGGAGGACTGCAGTGGAGGGAGGTGCAGCTAG
- the FNDC5 gene encoding fibronectin type III domain-containing protein 5 isoform X2 translates to MQAARGGAGWPGRGPECERQRPPGTGAASPCAAPGRPARAAAMHPAPPRAALRLWLGCVCLALVQAESPSAPVNVTVRHLKANSAVVSWDVLEDEVVIGFAISQQKKDVRMLRFIQEVNTTTRSCALWDLEEDTEYIVHVQAISIQGQSPASEPVLFKTPREAEKMTSKNKDEVTMKEMGRNQQLQTGEVLIIVVVLFMWAGVIVLFCRQYDIIKDNEPNNNKEKAKSASETSTPEHQGGGLLRSKI, encoded by the exons ATGCAAGCGGCGCGGGGCGGCGCGGGGTGGCCGGGCCGCGGGCCGGAGTGCGAGCGCCAGCGGCCGCCGGGCACGGGAGCCGCGTCCCCCTGCGCCGCCCCGGGCCGGCCAGCCAGAGCCGCCGCCATGCACCCCGCGCCGCCCCGCGCCGCACTTCGCCTGTGGCTGGGCTGCGTCTGCCTCGCGCTCGTGCAGGCGG AGAGCCCCTCTGCCCCAGTGAATGTCACTGTCCGGCACCTCAAGGCCAACTCCGCGGTGGTGAGCTGGGATGTCCTGGAGGATGAAGTTGTCATCGGATTTGCCATCTCTCAGCAG AAGAAGGACGTGCGGATGCTGCGCTTCATCCAGGAGGTGAACACCACCACCCGCTCGTGCGCCCTCTGGGACCTGGAGGAGGACACGGAGTACATCGTGCACGTGCAAGCCATCTCCATCCAGGGCCAGAGTCCGGCCAGCGAGCCAGTGCTCTTCAAGACCCCGCGCGAGGCAGAGAAGATGACCTCCAAGAACAAAG aTGAGGTGACCATGAAGGAGATGGGGAGGAACCAGCAGCTGCAGACAGGCGAGGTGCTGATCATCGTTGTGGTCCTGTTCATGTGGGCCG GCGTCATTGTTCTCTTCTGCCGCCAGTATGACATTATCAAGGACAATGAACCCAATAACAACAAGGAGAAAGCCAAGAGTGCGTCAGAAACCAGCACACCTGAGCACCAAGGCGGGGGTCTTCTCCGCAGCAAG ATATGA